The following DNA comes from Hordeum vulgare subsp. vulgare chromosome 3H, MorexV3_pseudomolecules_assembly, whole genome shotgun sequence.
ACCACGACGCCGTCGAGGCCCCCTGCCCCCTCGCCGCCGACTGTGGCGGCTGCAAGAGCCAGTCCCTCGCCTACTCTGCGCAAATCCACCACAAGTACGTTCAGGTCCGCGACTTGCTGGTAAATTTCGGCAAGTTTGATCCCAGGAAGTTGGAGAGCTCGGATTCCGATGCCATACTCAAGCCCATCGTGCCGTGCGACGAGATTTTTCGGTACAGGAACAAGGTGAGGTTTGGGTTTGGGCCTTTGGGGGTTTAGGAAGGGTTTGGGGTGTGGGTGGTGATGCATTTGCTGCCATGTTTGTAGATGGAGTTCTCGTTTGGGACGAAGAGGTGGATGAAAAGGGAgtggaaggaggagaaagaggaggtgtCAAAGGGGGAAGAGCTGGAGACTGATGGTTATTCGCTTGGCCTGCATGCACCGGGGTTCTTTGACAAGGTGCTTCATGTCGAGACGTGCTTGCTGCATAGTGATCCGGCAGATAAGGTAATGAACTGGTTGATGAGAATGCACTGGATTTGCTTCCTGAAAAAAGAGTATCAAATTCAGTGTGTCAGTAccaactttttttttttttttgattggTTGTTGATGTCGGATGGTAGAGATATATAACTTATATTGTTAGCTTGGTGGTAGCATCATACATACTGTTCCGGTTGATTAGCTTGACACTCTAAAGCTAGGCTTTTAATTCTCTGAATGTAAGTAATGTATTGCTATATCAGATAAAATACACACATGCATTGCTAAGATGATTTTGCTTACATACTGAAGTATATTTCTTAGATCTATCTGTTCAACTCTTAGGATCATTCTTCACTTGAAGTCTACTATGCTGATTGTGTCAAAGCTAGACTGTTTGTGCCATATTTGCAATGCAAATGCTATGTTGCTGGGGAATTACTGAGCTTGGCTATATTTCTGGGACCATCATGTTACCTGGTGGTGGTAGCGGTCTGGTGTAGTTTGGTTTGATTTTGTTTGTTCGTTCACTTTCTTTTGGGTGTGTGATTATGTTATCGTACTATCGTTGAATTGGTGAGCACATAGCATATTCGTTCTTGATGTTTGATTACAGGGAATGTTGAATTGATTAATTGCTAATTTCCATAGGTTCTTGCAGTTGTTCAAGGAAGTTGGACGGATCCGGCTCTTGGCCTCACGCCTTACGATGTCTACAAGCACACTGGGTTTCTCAAGCATTTAATGATACGAACGGGAAGGTATAGTGACCCATCTGATTGTTTTTTCCCCCACTTGATTCAACAGTAATGCAGCTGATGATGTATATCTCACTTTCCATGAATCCGGATGTGCATTTCTGATTCGTAGTATGTCAtcatatctactccctccgttcctaaatataagtctttttagagttttcactagaggactacatacgaatgtatatacacacactttaaagtatagattcactcattttattttgtatgtagtccctttgtggaatctctaaaaagtcttatatttaggaacagagggagtactgttTACTGCATGCAAATTTCATGCTTGGTATAGTTCCAGACATACTAATATTATTGCTACTCAAATAAACAGAATGGTACTAATACAATGCACTCAAATAAACTAGTATACAATAACAAATTAAATTGATAAACTGTGAATTACGTTTTTATCTTTGGCCTCATTAGCTGCTTGGCCATATATTGATATCTAGAAAGGCATTATTTACAAATCTTCCAGTTAAGAAAGTATAGTTGTTAAGGCAGGGACAGGTCATGTTGTTTCCCACCAAACAAAGTCGCCATTCAACCTTTTTGTTACTTTTTGAACAATCTTTTTGTCTGATGGATGCTTTAAAGActccattttttttatttcagaAATGTCAGCACTGGAGCTCCAGAAGTGATGGTCAATTTTGTGACATCATGTTATAAACCTGAGCTACTGGTTCCTCTTGTGGATAGAATCACAAAAATATCTGAAGTGGTACATAATTGAATCTTTCCTGACATGTTGTTTAATCTACTTTGCTAATCATATATCTCAGTAGAACTCTTTTATGCCACACCGGTATTGATATGCATCTACTGCTAATGTAGGTAAGTGTTGTAAATAACGTGAATACATCTGTTGGCAATACATCCGTGGGTGAACAAGAATATACCTTGTACGGGAAACCAACCATTACAGAGATGTTGAGAGGACTTACATTCCAGATATCTGCCAACTCCTTTTTCCAGACTAATACAAAACAGGTTTGTTTATGTTATAAATGCATGATCAGAGCATGGTAGCATATTTTTCCAGTCACCATTGCAGCATGTCATGTCATGTCATGTCATGTGTCTCCTATGTTTTTTTGCCGTTTAGTTCAATGGAAGCATGCAAATAGCTTTTGAAAAATAGCATACCCTGAGGAGGTGGCACATTTACTCAGCTGAAGAAACTACGTACTGAATTTCAGAAATATGATTGTTGGAATGAAGTCATTTTCTGGTGGTGTAATAGCTGGATGTCTAGTACTTTTAATTTTATCAATACATTCCCCATGTCTGCATTTGAAAGTAGTGTGGTTTTCCTGCAGGCTGATGTTCTTTATAAGCTTATTGAAGATTCTGCTGGGCTTAAAGGAGATGGCTCTGAGATTGTTCTTGATTTGTTTTGTGGAACTGGTACCATTGGGCTGACTCTTGCTAGAAGGTAGGCTTCCTTGTAGTGGTAGTTATTGTGAGATGGCACGTTAGTTACTGCTACCAACCACTGGCTAACTTCTATATCTGGTTAACATAAAACTACAGTTACTAAGCATTCTTCTTTTGCCCAGTGCAAAGCATGTTTATGGATATGAAGTTGTCCCTGAAGCCATTGCGGATGCCCAAAAGAATGCTCAGTTGAATGGTATCAGTAATGCTACATTTGTTCAGGGAGACCTTAACAAAATCAATGTAACATTTGGGAAGGAATTTCCAAAGCCCGACATAATCATATCAGGTTTGTGTTTCTTAAAATTTGCTGTAACTCCTCGGCACCAAAATTCACTACTCTCCTGATTCTCCTCAGAAATTTTGTTTGAAAACCACAATTCTTTCTGAATTTCGTCTCAAAATATTCACTAGCTGCTAATATCACCTCTAGATATAGATTTTTTGCTTGTTTGCTGAACTTATGCAACCGACATGTGtgaaatattttggaatttagGGAGTTATGACCAATCAGGTGAAATTCTAGTCTGTTTTGTTAAGACCTAATTTATGTCGATGAATTCTTCAGATCCTAATCGTCCTGGGATGCACATGAAATTAATCAAGTGGCTGCTGGAAGTTAAAGCCCCTCGAATAGTGTATGTCTCGTGTAATCCAGCTACTTGTGCACGGGATCTTGACTATCTATGTCATGGTGTGGTatgtttgctgctactgttaccagctTTCTCATATTTTGGGTCTGTTGCAATGCTTAGCTGCTTCTTCAATGGATTTGCCTGCAGGAGGAGAAAGGCCTGAGCGGGTGCTACGAGTTGAAGCATGTAATACCTGTCGATATGTTTCCCCACACTCCTCatattgagtgtgtgtgcttattGGAGCTGTGCTGATTTTCAGTTCTGTTCAGCTAGAGCCACCAGAAGGTTTCATTTGCTTCCTTATCCTGCATAATAACTTATTATTCTGCTCTTATAAGTTGTAACCATCTTCCTACTCATGGTTCAGAGATTCATATTCTGAAACGGGGTACACCTATTTTTGATGTAGATATGCACGCGGTGAGTTGTTTGATTTAACATTTTCAATATTGTTTTATCTGCTTTGTGTGCATGCATAACTGAGGAAGATGTTCCTTTTTCTATGAATAATCAGGCATATCACACGCAGTGGTTTACTGGAGCCATTTCGAAGCTAACCAGGCACGCTGATTGCTGAATGTGTTGTTCAGTTAGCAGATCTCAAGCAGAAGAGGTACCCAATGCGAATGTGGCTTTCTCCACTGTGTGGTGGTTGAAGCGTTGGAGCTACACGCACCTTAGGATAACAGAAGACTCTGGGGAAATCTTCACAGTTATTGACGTTCACCGCAGCAGGCGATACACGTGGATTTCTTGATGTTCGAATTTAATTTTTGCTTCCATAACATCCTTGGCCCCCCTCATAGCTGAAGCTGAATTGTGATTCGCGATTTGTTTGACCGAATATTGGTTCATGTTTGGAAAGGATCATGTGCATTAATCAATCATCCATCGTTACTAGATGACCCGTTGCACCATTGGCCTAAAGACCAGCTACAGCTAGAAAGTTAAGCAAGCTATATTGGCAACATGTTTAATAAATATTTGTTTTATAAATTATCTCTAAGGATTTTTAGCATGAATAagattatactccctctgtccggaaatacttgtcatagaaagagatgtatctagatgtattttagttctagatacatctatttttatTCATTTGTGTGACAAGTAATTTTGAACAAAGGGAGTAGCAACTATTTGTTTTTACTGGTCGTACTACAGGAAGAGGGTTTGTGGCTCTTAGGTGCCACACATCCCTATATGAATATAGCATTATAAAACATATTAGTAAatttaaaaaaatctaaaatttTAGGATATGAAACCTGGATGCCCGTTGTATATCGTGTTTAGTTTCGTGGGAAATGGGTGCTTGTGATAATGTTAGTAAAAAGTCAAAAAAATCGTATGTGTAGAAAAAAAAAACTGAATGTAACATATGTTTGACCATAATTCCCATGTCTCGGATACCACAGACACCCATTTTCCATGAAAATAAACACGGGTATACAATGGGCACCCAAGTTTCATATCCTaaaattttagttttttttaaaaaaatttgatATTACTTTTAAGGCTA
Coding sequences within:
- the LOC123442894 gene encoding uncharacterized RNA methyltransferase BH0687: MAAAGAFSPLSGTLLRRRIPLHHHRRFLSIAAAASEAPAPAPTPSQPPPPPPRPRGKGYFPKKNEILELTCEGLAFKGKGVCKVDGSSFVLLCDGALPGERLVARVRRLRRGAFAEAAKLKTLSPHHDAVEAPCPLAADCGGCKSQSLAYSAQIHHKYVQVRDLLVNFGKFDPRKLESSDSDAILKPIVPCDEIFRYRNKMEFSFGTKRWMKREWKEEKEEVSKGEELETDGYSLGLHAPGFFDKVLHVETCLLHSDPADKVLAVVQGSWTDPALGLTPYDVYKHTGFLKHLMIRTGRNVSTGAPEVMVNFVTSCYKPELLVPLVDRITKISEVVSVVNNVNTSVGNTSVGEQEYTLYGKPTITEMLRGLTFQISANSFFQTNTKQADVLYKLIEDSAGLKGDGSEIVLDLFCGTGTIGLTLARSAKHVYGYEVVPEAIADAQKNAQLNGISNATFVQGDLNKINVTFGKEFPKPDIIISDPNRPGMHMKLIKWLLEVKAPRIVYVSCNPATCARDLDYLCHGVEEKGLSGCYELKHVIPVDMFPHTPHIECVCLLELC